The genomic window TCGTCCCAGCCGACGACCGGGGTGTTCGCCCGGGTCGGGGACTCGTCGCGGCGCAGCCCCGTCGCCCACGCGTCGTACGCGGTCAGCCCCTCCTCCAGCGGCTTGACCTTGCGCAGTGCGCAGCACAGGTCCGGGTTGCGGTCGTGCAGCTTCGGGCCGTACTCGGCGTCCTGCTCCTCGACCGTCCGGCGCGGGGTGAGCGTGATGACGTTGACGTCCATCACGGCCGCGACCGCGTCGCGGGTCCCGATGGTCTCGGGGAAGTGGTAGCCGGTGTCGAGGAAGACGACGTCGACACCGGGGAGTGCGCGGGAGGCGAGGTGGGCGACGACCGCGTCCTCCATGGAGGAGGTGACGCAGAAGCGCGGGCCGAAGGTCTCGGCGGCCCACCTCAGGATGTCCAGGGCGGTGGCCTCTTCGAGGTCCCGCCCGGCCTGCTCGGCGAGCGACCTGAGCTCGTCGGTGGTGCGCTCGTGACCGGCCTGAACCGCTGTCATATCTCGTTCCCTCCACCGTCGTTGCGCTGAACGCCCCGGGCGAGCAGCCCGAGGAACTTCAGCTGGAAGGCTCGATTGCATGCCGCGCATTCCCAGGCGCCGTGGCCCTGCTCGTTCGGACGCAGGTCCTCGTCGCCGCAGTACGGGCAGTAGAAGGGGGCGGCACGCTCGCTCACGACAGTGCCTCCTCCGACGCGCGCGCCGCCCAGGCCGCGAAGCGTTCGCCGTCCTCGCGCTCCGCCTCGAAGCGCTTGAGGACGCGCTCGACGTAGTCGGGCAGCTCGGCGGAGGTGACCTTGAGGCCGCGGACCTTGCGTCCGAAACCGGCCTCCAGGCCCAGCGCACCGCCCAGGTGCACCTGGAAGCCCTCCACCTGGTCGCCGTTGTCGTCCAGCACCAGCTGGCCCTTGAGACCGATGTCCGCGACCTGGATACGGGCGCAGGCGTTCGGGCAGCCGTTGATGTTGATCGTGATCGGCTCGTCGAACTCGGGGATGCGGCGCTCGAGTTCGTCGATCAGCGAGGCACCGCGGGCCTTGGTCTCGACGATGGCCAGCTTGCAGAACTCGATACCGGTGCAGGCCATCGTGCCGCGCCGGAACGGCGACGGCTGGACGCGCAGGTCCAGCGCCTCAAGAGCGGCGACCAGCGACTCGACCTGCGCCTCCTCGACATCGAGGACGAGCATCTTCTGTTCGGCTGTGGTGCGCACCCGGCCCGAGCCG from Streptomyces sp. FIT100 includes these protein-coding regions:
- a CDS encoding phosphoadenylyl-sulfate reductase, whose product is MTAVQAGHERTTDELRSLAEQAGRDLEEATALDILRWAAETFGPRFCVTSSMEDAVVAHLASRALPGVDVVFLDTGYHFPETIGTRDAVAAVMDVNVITLTPRRTVEEQDAEYGPKLHDRNPDLCCALRKVKPLEEGLTAYDAWATGLRRDESPTRANTPVVGWDEKRRKVKVSPIARWTQDDVDAYVAEHGVLTNPLLMDGYASVGCAPCTRRVLEGEDARAGRWAGRGKTECGLHG